In Pleurocapsa sp. PCC 7319, the following are encoded in one genomic region:
- a CDS encoding COP23 domain-containing protein, with protein MNKWRNKALKLITISAFPLLAIATSTQPSNASTFDVTCKANKGTPTIVASLIEKGSTQEDTILQFLPEYFSPNEAISKCQTTANKLQELYKTDNISYLSSDTIDGGQSVVCAVTRRGSKCDSYSSEILFTLAQGTDPTLALYDMLDNSIKQSNPRPDSRTVSRMYTDITPSFWDSARGRGWWPF; from the coding sequence ATGAATAAATGGCGAAATAAAGCTCTAAAACTGATAACAATTTCTGCATTTCCTCTGCTAGCTATAGCAACCTCAACTCAACCTAGTAATGCTAGTACTTTTGATGTTACTTGTAAGGCAAACAAAGGTACTCCAACTATTGTTGCTAGTCTAATAGAAAAAGGCAGTACTCAAGAAGATACTATTCTTCAGTTTCTACCTGAATATTTTTCTCCAAACGAGGCAATCAGTAAGTGTCAGACTACAGCCAACAAATTGCAAGAACTCTATAAAACAGATAATATCAGCTACTTATCTAGCGATACTATTGATGGCGGACAATCTGTAGTTTGTGCAGTTACTAGAAGAGGAAGTAAATGCGATAGTTATAGCTCAGAGATATTGTTTACTCTTGCTCAGGGCACAGATCCTACCTTGGCTTTATACGATATGCTCGATAATAGTATTAAGCAATCTAATCCTCGTCCTGATAGTCGAACAGTAAGTCGGATGTATACTGATATTACTCCTTCCTTTTGGGATTCGGCTCGAGGTCGTGGATGGTGGCCTTTCTAA